In the Sulfobacillus thermosulfidooxidans DSM 9293 genome, CTTGCCTCAGATACCCCAGGTGACGCTTTGCGGGCGCCATTTGTCAATTCCGCTCTCTTTATGGCCTTTTTTATGTTAACAGATCCACCGACGACCCCATCCTCCCTTGGGCGCCAAATCCAATTTAGCGTGATCGTTGCCAGTATTGCCGTAGCGATCTTTGCGGTGTTTGGCGGACTGGCCTACCTTTTCATTGGGCTTCTGGTGGGCAATAGTTGGACCATGTGGATGGGACGCAAAAAGCCGCGAGTCCTTCCCGCTCAATCCAAACAAGCCTAGCACCCTAAATGAGGCACGGTAGCGTTTTTGATTAGGATTTCCTCGGCGAAATCCCGTGTTCCCGGTGAATCCGGCGAAAAATCACCGTGACATGGGTTCCTTGTCCCGGGACACTAGATAGAATCAATTTGGCGCGGTGGGCTTGAACAATCTTTTGGGCAATAGCTAAACCGAGCCCCGAACCTTTAGGGGATACTCCCTCTCCCTCATCCCCGCGGACAAACCGCCGGGTCGCTTTGGGTAACACGGCCGCTGACATTCCGCTGCCGGTATCTTCTAGATGAATTTCGGCGTGATGTTTGCGCACTCTGATCCGAATCGTGCATCCGCCTTGGTGAGTATATTTGTGCGCGTTATCCAAAAAAATGAGGAGTAATTGACGAAGGCGCTGGGGATCGGCACGAACGAGGGCATCGTCAGCAATGTCCAGCGCCAAATTAAGTCCCGAGAGCTCACAAACCGGCTGATAAATCGCAAAAACCTCCTCACAAATCTCTTGCAATGAGACGGTACTGAGATTTAAAGATCCAGCCCCTTCCTCCAAATGCCCTATCTCTAACAAATCCTTGACCAAATTGGCCATGCGCTGGGTCTCACTATAAAGCGCCTCAATCCAGGGAAGGTGTTCTTCAATCCGGTCGTGGGAATGGGACAGGAGCAACTCGACATGCGCAGTCATGGCAAAAAGGGGTGTTCGCAGTTCATGCGACACATCCGAGAGAAATTCTTGTTCGCGGCGTCTCACCGCTAAGATCGGTCGAAGAGTCCATAGTCCCATGAGAAATCCCCCTAGGACCGACAAAATGAGCCCCAGGGCACCTCCCCACACTAATAGGGTGAGCAACCGGGCCAAACGGGATTCATCATCTTGAATGTTTTCAAATACTTGGCCTGTTAAACCCGGACGAATGGGCCACTGCATGACCCGGTAGGATACGTTGAGGATTCGCACCGAATAATATACGGGGTGGCTAGACAAATGCGCATCCAATAGCGATTGGATTTCGGATTTGCTGGTCTGGGGAAAGGGGTGATAGGAGGCTACCACATGTGGCGGATTTGAGGAATCCCATAACAGGAGGTGCACATCGGGAACCTGGGTTAACGGTTCATGCTCCATTTCAGCCACCACGGCCTTTTGACAATGTGGGCAGGAACGGCTCATATGCCAAGCAAGATTCTCGAGTTGATGATCGACCGCCTGAAGATATTGTCTTTGATCCATACTGTAGACAAACCCAGCTAACACCGTCCAAATCACGGCCAGTACCGCCATGTTAATGAACGCCACAGATATCCGCTGGCGAATAATCTCGCGTTCTTCGACCCGCTTAAATTTCAACCACTGCCGGGTATTCATACCGTCTCACCTAAGCGGTACCCTAATCCACGAACCGCAACAATATCCGGCCCCCCACACGCCACAAGGCGCCTCCTGAGCTTGGAAATATGGGCTTCCAACGCATTGTCCAGAATTTCTGTTCCTTCTCCCCATAACCGGTCCATTAACTGCTGCCGTGTTAAAACCCAGTGAGGATAACGCAAGAACAGTTCCATTAGCAATGCCTCTTTAGGAGATAATGCTAAAGTTTGGGACCCAATAGTCAGCTCACGGGTTGCAAACCGGTAGCGCATATTATCAAACTCTAAGACGTCGCTTTCCTGATACCCTAAAGCACTTCGCCGCAGTTGTGCTCGAATTCGGGCATGGAGCTCGGTCAAGGCGAAAGGTTTGACTAAATAATCATCAGCCCCGGCATCAAGACCTTGTACACGGTCATCGACCCGGTCTTTGGCCGTAATCATAATAATCGGAGTGGGGATTTTGTGCTGTCTAACCTGAGCCGCAATATCATAGCCATTAAGCCCAGGCAGAAGGACATCTAACAGGATAAGGTCATACGATCCATTCAAGGCCTGGTCTAGTGCATCGTCGCCGTGGGAACAAGTATACACATCATAATGCTCCGCTTGCAACATGTCACAAAGTGCCACGCGCAAGGTCTGATCATCTTCTGCCAATAAAATCGTCGGCATGCACCGCTCCTTGTCTTCTCGTCACCAATGCTCAGCACAAACCTAAGTGATCAACCGAACGTGATTATCCCATGTTTAGTGTATCGGGGTTAGGCGTCATTCGTCTAGAGGCTCTACCACGCTTCGAAAAGAGGAGCGGATCAGCTTGATGAAATCAATAGCTATCTTACAAAGAATCTGGCGTGTCTTCCCATGCCACAGAAGATCTTTTTAGGAAATTCTCGGGCGGATTAGCTGACCCTTTTATGAGAAAAACGTCCCGCCAAAGTCGCAAAAGATCGCAAGACTCCGCAGCTTATACCACCAAAAGAGGGAAATACCGAGACATTCTATTCATAATAAATTGACCATTTTCATCGCAATTGGTTACACTAGTTGTGTGCAGTTTTGTTGATTAACTCAAAGGGGTTAAGTCACCGGTGAAGCATCTGGGGCAATTATTGCTGATGACATGTGAAGAACCTCAGGTGTCACCATCTCTCCTAGCAGCCATTCGCTTGGGATATGTTGGGGGCATTGTACTCAATCCCGCTGTCCTTCCGAGTGCTGAGTCCTTACAAGACATTATTTGGCTTCTTCATGATACCGCCAAATTGGGCAACCAGCCCTCACCTGTGATCCTTCTTGACACCACCGATTCAGTATCCTCATTATGGCCGTTGCCGTCATTGCGGTCGATGGCCGTGGCCGGCTTAACCGATGATGTGCATCGTCTATTAAACACCATGGCTTTGATTTGGCGGCAAATGGGCATAACCGGCATCTTGTCGCCCACACTGGGTGTCGGAGACAAGACACCCAGCCCTTGGACAGACAAGCGTACGAAATATTTGCAGTTATGGGTCCGAGAGCTGCGTCAAGCAGGTCTCCAACCCTTTATCCGCATTGTCCCAACGCCTTCCGCACCGGACGTCAGTGATGCCCTCATTGCTACCATTGATAGCGGCTTAGGCGCAGCCATCCTCGACGGACACGAGCCGGTAAATGCGTCATTGTGGCGGGACTCCTTGAATTTTCGCGGACTTTTAGTCCAAGATTTCCGGTTTACACATTTTGATGTGAATCTTATCCCCGCTAGCATTGCCAATGGGCTTGATATGATTATTTTGCCATCCGATGCCGATATGGATGAATCATACCGGGCATTACTCGTGGAAATGAACCGTCATCATTTATCGAAACGGAAAATCTATTCGGCACTCACGCGCATCCGGATGCTGAAGGAACCCAAGCCGCTCTTCTCATGGAGTCTTGAGGTCAGCCAGCGGCCTATTAATGAATGGGCGCAAAATATTTGGAATCATGCCCTCGTCCACACCGGCCCTGTCTATTCTCCGAAGGTCGGCACTCAAGAATTGGGGCTGATTGAATTTGGTAAACCGTCGCCGTTAAAATCCTTGTTGCAACGTCATCTGGCTTTTTATCACTGTCTTGATATCGATCCCGATGTGAGGGATCTATTTCAGATTCATCTGCAAAGTCAAAAGAACTCCGTACAGCTTGTCATTCATCTCAATGATGCCTGGCACCATTTAAACCAATCCTTACTATTTCCCTTGTGCCAGCCAAGACCCCTTGGCGTAGCCATGCATCACCCGGCTGATCTATTTTTGCTGCCCCGTGATGCCACAGGTTTAACCAACTTTGATACCCAGCTCGGGGCATTTGGAGCAGTAGCATCCGCCATTATAGGAAAAATTTCTATTCACGGCCAATGGCCCAACCCCCAGGAGGTTACCCAGCTATGACACCGGAAAAAATCGTGTTAACAGGCATCCGGCGCAAATCGGCTCGGCGCGTCAATCCTTACGGTCTCTTACGGTTATTAATCGTGGCCGTGGTTTTCGCGCTGTTAGCGTTAGGACACGGCTTGTCGTGGTGGATTGGTTTTTCCCTTCTCACAGCCGTCCTCATTACCCTAAGCGGAAACAACATGAGGCCGATTGGTCCATGGTTGGGATCGATCGGCCTGATCTTTTTAGCCTTTGTGCACGTGGGCATTATCCCGTTTCTCTATGGGATTGTTCCCATGGCATTATTGTTCGTGAGCTATTTCGCCTTGGTCTTCCGCCGCTTGGCGGGCTAGTTCCCGGCGCAAGATTTTCCCGATCGCCGATTTCGGCAGCTGATCGACGACTTGATAGGACCGGGGCCGTTTATAGGACGCCAAGTTTTGCTGGCAAAAGCGGTCAATGTCCTCAAGATCGGGCGTGACACCGGCTTTGGGGACAATATAGGCTTTAACTCGTTCCCCGTGGTAGGCATCGGGCACTCCGACGACGCACGCCTCCTTGACCGCTGGGTGGTGATATAAGACTTCTTCCACTTCCCGGGGATAGACGTTAAACCCGGAATAGATGATTAAGTCTTTTTTGCGGTCTTGAATGGCAAAGAAACCTTCCTGATCCATTGTGGCCAAGTCCCCTGTATAAAGCCATCCCTCTTTTAAGACCTCACTTGTCTCCTCAGGACGTCGCCAGTATCCTTGCATGACTTGGGGGCCTTGAATAATGAGTTCGCCCACTTCCCCGGGTTCCACATCCTTTCCCATATTATCCACAATCCGCACCGCGGTTGAAGGATAGGGTAATCCAATGCCAGGCGCTTGATAATCGACCGGCCACAAAGGCTGACAGTGGGTTACCGGAGACGCTTCGGTTAGCCCATATCCTTCGACAATGCGGCCATGCGTCAATTTCTCAAAATTTTCTTGCACAGACCGCGGCAAGGGCGCCGAACCGCTAATGCACCCTTTAATCGAAGTCAGATCCAAATCATGGGCTAGAGCATACTGCGTGAGTGCCACGTACATGGTCGGCGCCCCCGGGAATAACGTCGGTTTCGTACGAGCAATCCATAAGGCCGCTTGTTCGGGATTAAACCGCGGCATTAAGACCAGGCGGGCACCAATGAGCAAGCCTAAATTCATCCCCACCGTCATGGCATAGGCGTGAAACAAGGGCAAAGCAATCAACACGGTATCTTGCGTCGGGGACAAGAGATTTGCCATCCATAAACGGGATTGTTCCGCGTTGGCCAATAGGTTCCAGTGTGTCAGCATGGCCCCTTTGGGCCATCCTGTCGTGCCTCCCGTGTATTGGAGTAGGGCTAAATCTTTTTGGGGATCGATGGCGGGCACATCGTCATCTTCAATAGGCGGCAAATCAAGCCATTGTGTAAGCATTGAGGCCGTGGGATATACATTTTTGGCTTCCTGCTCTGATTTAGGGTCATTATTAGCCGATGCCATCACCACAGGCCAGGGCAGGGGTAATAGCGTGGGCGGCACTTTTGCAACCATTTCGGGAGGCACAATTAACGCTGTGGGTTCGGCATCTTGCAAAAGCTTGGTTAACTCGGGCAGTGTATACAACGGATTTAATGCCACCACTGTTGCCCCCACGAGTAACGTTGCAAAATACGCTTGAACAAAAGCTAAACTGTTGGGCAAAATTAATGCCACCCGGTCACGCGGTTTGACTCCCAGTCGGCGAAGACCTTCCGCCACGCGCTGCACCA is a window encoding:
- a CDS encoding sensor histidine kinase, producing the protein MNTRQWLKFKRVEEREIIRQRISVAFINMAVLAVIWTVLAGFVYSMDQRQYLQAVDHQLENLAWHMSRSCPHCQKAVVAEMEHEPLTQVPDVHLLLWDSSNPPHVVASYHPFPQTSKSEIQSLLDAHLSSHPVYYSVRILNVSYRVMQWPIRPGLTGQVFENIQDDESRLARLLTLLVWGGALGLILSVLGGFLMGLWTLRPILAVRRREQEFLSDVSHELRTPLFAMTAHVELLLSHSHDRIEEHLPWIEALYSETQRMANLVKDLLEIGHLEEGAGSLNLSTVSLQEICEEVFAIYQPVCELSGLNLALDIADDALVRADPQRLRQLLLIFLDNAHKYTHQGGCTIRIRVRKHHAEIHLEDTGSGMSAAVLPKATRRFVRGDEGEGVSPKGSGLGLAIAQKIVQAHRAKLILSSVPGQGTHVTVIFRRIHREHGISPRKS
- a CDS encoding response regulator transcription factor → MPTILLAEDDQTLRVALCDMLQAEHYDVYTCSHGDDALDQALNGSYDLILLDVLLPGLNGYDIAAQVRQHKIPTPIIMITAKDRVDDRVQGLDAGADDYLVKPFALTELHARIRAQLRRSALGYQESDVLEFDNMRYRFATRELTIGSQTLALSPKEALLMELFLRYPHWVLTRQQLMDRLWGEGTEILDNALEAHISKLRRRLVACGGPDIVAVRGLGYRLGETV
- a CDS encoding long-chain-fatty-acid--CoA ligase, translated to MMSVYDQKPWVHHYGTVPEEIDCQPVPLYDIIARWKNCDDRIAIVLEDKDVTYQALWNMVQRVAEGLRRLGVKPRDRVALILPNSLAFVQAYFATLLVGATVVALNPLYTLPELTKLLQDAEPTALIVPPEMVAKVPPTLLPLPWPVVMASANNDPKSEQEAKNVYPTASMLTQWLDLPPIEDDDVPAIDPQKDLALLQYTGGTTGWPKGAMLTHWNLLANAEQSRLWMANLLSPTQDTVLIALPLFHAYAMTVGMNLGLLIGARLVLMPRFNPEQAALWIARTKPTLFPGAPTMYVALTQYALAHDLDLTSIKGCISGSAPLPRSVQENFEKLTHGRIVEGYGLTEASPVTHCQPLWPVDYQAPGIGLPYPSTAVRIVDNMGKDVEPGEVGELIIQGPQVMQGYWRRPEETSEVLKEGWLYTGDLATMDQEGFFAIQDRKKDLIIYSGFNVYPREVEEVLYHHPAVKEACVVGVPDAYHGERVKAYIVPKAGVTPDLEDIDRFCQQNLASYKRPRSYQVVDQLPKSAIGKILRRELARQAAEDQGEIAHEQ